From a region of the Nonlabens dokdonensis DSW-6 genome:
- a CDS encoding peptidoglycan DD-metalloendopeptidase family protein: MAFKHLIDPKFSKNNYFPIDLSIKNPFWDDNDVSDIDIFEKYLDNQRSKTGKYIAHGGYLEQRALYRKSARFQAGLVRDVHMGIDLWAPAGTSVHAFMDGVVHSFANNDDDGNYGPTLILEHDFNGKQLYTLYGHLAISDMENWSVGSRFRESDIIATLGKPEENGGYSPHLHFQIMTNIGEYKGDYPGVAAQEELQDYEGLILNPNSLIF, translated from the coding sequence ATGGCTTTTAAACACCTTATTGATCCCAAATTCAGTAAAAACAATTACTTCCCTATTGACTTATCAATTAAGAACCCTTTTTGGGATGATAATGACGTGAGTGATATCGACATTTTTGAAAAATATTTAGATAACCAGCGGTCCAAAACCGGCAAATATATCGCTCATGGCGGTTATTTAGAACAGCGTGCTTTGTATAGAAAATCGGCTAGGTTCCAGGCTGGACTGGTGCGCGATGTTCATATGGGAATAGATCTTTGGGCGCCAGCTGGTACAAGCGTTCATGCATTTATGGATGGTGTAGTACATAGTTTTGCAAACAACGATGACGATGGGAATTATGGACCTACCTTGATCTTAGAACATGATTTCAACGGTAAACAACTCTATACACTTTACGGTCATCTCGCAATTAGTGATATGGAAAACTGGTCTGTTGGTTCTCGCTTTCGCGAAAGCGACATCATAGCAACCTTAGGAAAACCAGAAGAAAACGGAGGATACAGCCCACATCTTCATTTTCAAATAATGACTAATATTGGGGAATATAAAGGCGATTATCCAGGTGTTGCTGCACAAGAAGAGTTGCAGGATTATGAAGGATTGATTTTGAATCCCAATTCTTTAATTTTTTAG
- a CDS encoding UDP-glucuronic acid decarboxylase family protein, with the protein MKKRVLITGAAGFLGSHLCDRFIKEGYCVVAMDNLITGDLKNIEHLFPLEDFEFYHQDVSNYVHVAGELDYVLHFASPASPIDYLKIPIQTLKVGSLGTHNLLGLAMAKKARLLIASTSEIYGDPLVHPQDESYYGNVNTIGPRGVYDEAKRFQESMTMAYHRFHGLETRIVRIFNTYGPRMRLNDGRVIPAFMGQALRGEDITVFGDGTQTRSFCYVDDQVEGIYRLLLSDYSDPVNIGNPNEITIGDFAEEIIALTGTDQKVVYKDLPQDDPLKRRPDISLAKEVLDWEPKVGREEGMRITFEYFKSLSKEELNKRDHKDFTKHIRR; encoded by the coding sequence ATGAAAAAAAGAGTTCTTATTACCGGTGCCGCTGGATTTTTAGGTTCACATCTCTGTGACCGTTTTATCAAAGAAGGTTATTGTGTAGTAGCGATGGATAACCTTATCACCGGTGATCTTAAAAATATAGAGCATCTTTTCCCTCTTGAAGATTTTGAGTTTTATCATCAAGATGTATCAAATTATGTGCATGTTGCTGGAGAATTAGATTATGTTTTACATTTTGCTAGTCCTGCCAGTCCTATAGATTATCTCAAAATCCCTATTCAGACGTTGAAAGTAGGTTCTTTAGGAACGCATAATTTACTCGGCCTTGCGATGGCAAAAAAAGCAAGATTACTTATTGCATCTACCAGTGAGATTTATGGAGACCCATTAGTACATCCTCAAGACGAGTCTTACTACGGAAATGTGAATACTATAGGACCTCGTGGAGTTTATGATGAGGCAAAACGTTTTCAAGAATCCATGACGATGGCTTACCATAGGTTTCATGGTCTAGAAACTAGAATTGTACGTATTTTTAATACTTATGGCCCTAGAATGCGATTGAATGACGGTCGTGTGATTCCTGCCTTTATGGGACAAGCTTTGAGAGGTGAAGATATTACCGTCTTCGGTGATGGAACACAAACGCGATCATTTTGCTATGTAGATGATCAAGTAGAAGGAATTTACAGGTTGCTGTTGAGCGATTACTCAGATCCCGTGAACATCGGTAATCCTAATGAAATCACGATAGGTGATTTTGCTGAAGAAATCATAGCACTTACAGGAACAGATCAAAAAGTAGTTTATAAAGATTTACCACAGGATGACCCCTTAAAAAGACGTCCCGATATAAGCCTAGCAAAAGAAGTCCTAGATTGGGAACCTAAAGTAGGCCGTGAAGAAGGAATGAGAATAACTTTTGAGTATTTCAAATCATTGTCAAAAGAAGAATTAAACAAACGTGACCACAAAGACTTTACCAAACATATCCGCAGATAG
- a CDS encoding four helix bundle protein, translating to MQKNIIVEKSTEFALEIIDFTSFLKKEKHYEISSQLFRSGTSIGANINESQHAESRKDFIHKLKIAAKEASETRYWLFLCTKSDSLPSPKQELFNQLESIEKLLSKIISTTKSRM from the coding sequence ATGCAGAAAAATATTATAGTTGAGAAATCAACTGAATTTGCTCTTGAAATTATTGATTTCACTTCCTTTTTGAAAAAAGAAAAGCACTACGAAATTTCCAGCCAATTGTTTAGGAGCGGAACTAGTATAGGAGCAAATATTAATGAATCTCAACACGCTGAAAGCAGGAAAGATTTTATACACAAATTAAAGATTGCGGCGAAGGAAGCTTCTGAAACGAGATACTGGCTGTTCTTATGCACAAAATCAGACAGCTTGCCTTCTCCAAAACAAGAATTGTTCAATCAACTAGAAAGTATAGAGAAATTATTATCAAAAATAATCTCTACCACAAAAAGCAGAATGTGA
- a CDS encoding CoA transferase subunit A — MINRTVKGVEEALEGVTSDMTFMVGGFGLSGIPENSIAQLVKTGAKNLTCISNNAGVDDFGLGLLLQGKQIKKMISSYVGENDEFERQMLSGELEVDLIPQGTLAERCRAAQAGIPAFFTPAGYGTEVAEGKEVRDFNGKPHILERAFKADFAFVKAWKGDEAGNLIFKGTARNFNPVMAGAATITVAEVEELVPAGQLDPNEIHIPGIFVKRIFQGAKYEKRIEQRTVRTRD, encoded by the coding sequence ATGATCAATAGAACGGTAAAAGGCGTAGAAGAAGCGCTGGAAGGCGTTACAAGCGATATGACTTTTATGGTAGGTGGTTTTGGCCTTTCTGGAATTCCTGAAAATAGTATCGCGCAACTTGTAAAAACTGGAGCTAAAAATCTTACTTGTATTTCTAATAATGCAGGGGTAGACGATTTTGGATTAGGTTTGTTATTACAAGGCAAACAAATCAAGAAAATGATTTCTTCTTATGTAGGAGAAAATGATGAGTTTGAAAGACAAATGTTGAGTGGTGAATTAGAAGTAGATCTGATACCACAAGGAACTCTTGCCGAAAGATGTCGTGCCGCTCAAGCAGGAATACCAGCATTTTTCACACCAGCAGGCTATGGTACTGAAGTGGCCGAAGGTAAAGAAGTACGCGATTTTAATGGAAAACCTCATATTCTAGAACGCGCCTTTAAAGCAGATTTTGCTTTTGTAAAAGCATGGAAAGGTGATGAAGCAGGGAATTTAATATTCAAAGGAACCGCTAGAAACTTTAATCCAGTTATGGCTGGCGCTGCAACAATTACTGTCGCTGAGGTTGAGGAACTTGTTCCAGCAGGACAACTAGATCCTAATGAGATCCATATCCCAGGCATCTTTGTAAAACGCATTTTTCAAGGAGCTAAGTATGAGAAGAGAATTGAGCAGAGGACTGTAAGGACTCGTGATTGA
- a CDS encoding CoA transferase subunit B: protein MLDKIGIAKRIAQEVKNGYYVNLGIGIPTLVANYVPEGIDVEFQSENGVLGMGPFPFEGEEDADVINAGKQTITTMPGASFFDSATSFGMIRGQHVDLTILGAMEVAENGDIANWKIPGKMVKGMGGAMDLVASAENIIVAMMHTNRAGASKLLKKCSLPLTGVNCINKIVTNLAVLEVTDKGFKLLERAPGVSVEEIQNATDGTLIIDGEIPEMSI from the coding sequence ATGTTAGACAAAATAGGAATTGCAAAAAGAATTGCACAAGAAGTAAAAAACGGTTACTACGTGAATCTAGGAATAGGAATACCAACCTTAGTGGCTAACTATGTTCCTGAAGGAATAGATGTAGAATTCCAGTCAGAGAATGGAGTTTTAGGTATGGGACCTTTTCCATTTGAAGGAGAAGAAGATGCCGACGTTATAAATGCTGGTAAACAAACCATTACGACCATGCCTGGCGCCAGTTTTTTTGATAGCGCCACTAGTTTTGGGATGATACGTGGGCAGCACGTAGATCTGACTATTCTAGGAGCAATGGAAGTTGCTGAAAACGGCGATATCGCCAACTGGAAAATACCAGGTAAAATGGTAAAAGGAATGGGTGGCGCCATGGATCTCGTTGCCAGTGCAGAGAATATAATCGTAGCGATGATGCATACCAATCGAGCTGGAGCATCAAAACTGCTTAAAAAATGCTCACTACCACTTACTGGAGTGAATTGTATCAATAAAATAGTAACAAACCTAGCCGTGCTTGAAGTTACGGATAAAGGTTTTAAACTTTTAGAACGTGCACCTGGAGTAAGTGTAGAAGAAATTCAAAACGCTACAGACGGAACTTTGATTATAGATGGAGAGATTCCTGAGATGAGTATTTAA